A window from Drosophila miranda strain MSH22 chromosome Y unlocalized genomic scaffold, D.miranda_PacBio2.1 Contig_Y2_pilon, whole genome shotgun sequence encodes these proteins:
- the LOC117193935 gene encoding uncharacterized protein LOC117193935 → MELRKWSANDASLLQDIPLDHLSLARLYDPLGFITPCVMIAKAILKDSWMARIKRNDGSLAQLDWDEPLPTELLDRWQGFIQNLPYVEQIQLPRWLRFNIHELASLQLHVFCDGSSLAYAACAYIRAELPNGKIQTHLLAARSRVTPTKPITIPRDNKLLKPPSWQ, encoded by the exons ATGGAACTTCGAAAGTGGTCTGCGAATGACGCTTCTCTGCTACAAGACATACCTCTAGACCATTTATCTC TCGCCCGACTATACGACCCCTTAGGTTTCATCACGCCCTGTGTCATGATCGCGAAGGCGATACTCAAGGACTCATGGATGGCCCGCATCaaacgcaacgatggcagcctaGCACAACTAGACTGGGATGAACCACTGCCAACCGAACTGCTTGATAGATGGCAGGGATTCATACAGAACTTGCCATATGTCGAGCAAATTCAATTaccacgatggctgcgcttcaatatccacgagcttgcgtcattacagctacatgttttctgcgatggatcatcactggcgtatgcagcatgtgcatatattcgtgcAGAACTACCAAACGGAAAGATTCAAACTCATTTGCTAGCTGCACGCAGTCGAGtcacacccacgaaaccgatcaCAATTCCACGA GATAATAAACTTCTCAAGCCACCCTCTTGGCAGTAA